The following nucleotide sequence is from Aspergillus luchuensis IFO 4308 DNA, chromosome 1, nearly complete sequence.
TGATACAAGCCTCTTTGATTAAGCCTTTTAGCTGGGACTCTTCAACCAACTAACCAAGCACAACTGGATGGGCACCGTCCCACTCTGTCCGACGTAGCCAGTTGGTCCTGCTCGATAATAATAGTCTCCAATCCCCAGTGCCTATTGGAGGTCCTGCACTGGTGGTTTGGACGAGTCCGACTCCACTCGGCGCCACAGCTTTCTGGCTAAATTGAATTAGATTGGATTTCTGCTGAGGGGTATCAAGTCCTGCCCCAGGAAGGTATGGGTAACAGTATATCGGAACTGACCGGGACGAGGAGGTCATGCTCATGGCCAGAATTTGCTAAAACCCAATGCAGTCTGTGTAATGAAGTGGTAGCAAGGATAGTTGAGGGCGAGTTGAAGATGTAGTTGAAGAAAGGGCAGGTACAGGTCAGGTGCTGCCCACGTGGATGGATCTTTACCTTTCATTTATCCAAAGTGTCTATCTCTCTACATTGCTGGTCTTCTCTTCTAATAAATACAGTATCACAACTCCCAGCACGACAATCTTAAGGATGTCAACGTCATATCATTTCTAACTCCGAGTATATTCTGTCTAGCAAGAACTGCAGAGCCGATCCCTTCGGCAACGTTTGGCCCGAGATGTGGTGCGGAGATCGGCACGGACATCAGTGTTCTCAAGATCGTGGCATCTCATTGCTGGGTTTGATGTTCGCTGCCCGTTTTGATTCGTGGAATGCCCTCTGTGAAAAAGCGCTGTAACCCCTCTGAATTCACGATGGAAGTTGTGAGGGGTGTGCAAGGTTTATAAGAGGCAAATCGAGGCTACCATGAAAGTCGACTCGGGAAAATGCTGGAAGATGACATTTCCGCTACGCAGACTAGCACCGCATCGTCATTATGCGGCCTTCACTAGCCTTGACGAGTCTCAGCCTAGTTCCTTATCTCTTCTCCAACGTCGGCGAGGCTAGGATATCCCCGAAGTCtccacatccatcccccATTGACCGGGCACAAGTAGTATCCAGGTTCAATCCTCGCCGCAATGCCAGCTCGACGAGCACCCCAATGCAGGTGGGAAATGGGGACTTTGCATTCGGAACAGATATTACAGGGCTACAGACCTTTCTGCCATACggtattctttcttcctggGGATGGCACAATTCGTCACTGCCTGCGAACTCCACACCATCAGATTTCACGGGATTGGACTGGTGGACGCATGACCGGCTGGTGAATTATGATATGCCCAACCCTGCAGAACCAGAGATTTCTCAGTGGTTGATTGCCAATCCACATCGTATCAACCTGGGTCGTATCGGATTGGCTTTCGGCGGAGATTACAGCAATTACACTGAAGAAGACCTGCAGAATAAGTCGCAAAAACTGGATGTTTACCAGGGTATTCTGCAGTCTAATTTTACTATCGATGGCCATCTGACCACCATTACCACCATTGTCGACCCCAGCTCGGACACGATAGCAGTGCGCTTGCAATCCGAACTGTTATTGCTAGGCCTTTTAGGAGTCTTCTTTGACTATCCGTATGCTACAGACGAGAATAAGTTCGAAGCCCCATTTGTTGGGGATTGGAACGCTGTCTCGAATCATACAACGGTCCTGCACTATACAGGAAATGGTAACCAGGCCCGGGTGCAGCACACCCTCGACAACACCACCTACTACACCACATTGCAGTGGAGTGGTAGTAATGTATCTGTCGCCAGAATTCCCAATTCTCATCGATATGTCGTGCAGCCGAACGGTAACCATACGAGAGCGTTCGAATTCACAACAACATTCTCTCCAAATGATGATTTCCCGTCCTCTTCGCTATCTTTTAATGCCATCATTGCACGATGTCAGCAATGGTGGACAACCTACTGGAAAACGGGCGCCTTCGTAGATCTGACGGAAACTGCGAATGCAACAGCAGATGAAATCCAACGACGCGTGATCCTGTCCCAATACCTGCTAGCAGTCAACGAGGCCGGACATGATCCACCGCAAGAATCAGGTCTGGTAAATAACGGGTGGTATGGCAAGTTCCATATGGAGATGTATCTATGGCATTCCGCTCACTGGACTCCCTGGGGAAAACTCCCTTTACTGGAACGGAGCATCGGTGTCTACAATCGGTTCCTTCCCTCGTCGATGCAAAGGGCAGCTGACCAGGGATATAGCGGCTTGAGATGGGGCAAGATGAGCGACCCAAGCGGGAGATCTGCGCCGGGCGAGATCAACGCCCTGCTTATATGGCAGCAACCCCATGTGTTTTACTTCGCAGAGACGGAGTTTCAGTTCGCTCGAAATGCTGGAGGAAACACGGAAGATGTCCTAGCGAAATGGGACCACATACTGACAGAGTCGGCAGACTTCATGGCATCCTATGCCTTCTGGAACGCCTCAACAAGCGTATATGATCTCGGCCCTCCAATGTACCCCGTCTCAGAGAATACACCACCCAACAGCACTCGAAACCCCACCTTCGAGTTGGCATACTGGCATTTCGGTCTCGATGTAGCCATATCCTGGAAAGCCCGACGTGGCCAGCAAGCTCCGCAAGAATGGAAACACGTTAAAGACAACCTTGCACCACTACCAACCGCCTATACTGTAGATGAAACGACGGGCGACCACGTGCTCACATACGCACTCTACGAAGGCATCCCACATATGTGGACAGACCCTGATACCGTAACCGACCACCCGGCACTCACTGGCATCTACGGTCTCCTACCCCCAACCACAGCGATCAATCAAACACTCGTATCGGCGACCGCAGCCCAAGTCGCCAGTGATTGGAACTTCACGACCTGCTGGGGCTGGGACTTCCCCATGCTGGCGATGAACGCTGCACGGCTAGGAGACGTAGAGGGCGCGGTGCAGTACCTGGTGCACTCGAATTTCCAATTTGACGACGTGGGTATGCCGGTGGGGACCAAGGCACCAACCCCTTACTTTCCTGGAAGTTCGGCCCTCTTGTTGGCTGTTGCGATGATGGCTGGAGGTTGGGATGCTGCCACAAACAGCAGTCAGCAGGACTTTGCACCAGGGTTTCCGGCCCAATGGAATGTTCGTGCTGAGGGATTTGGGCAGATGTTGTAGGACGAGGGTGTGACTACTGTACGGTCAACCAATAATAAATGAATAGTGGACAGCTGTATGCAATGTACGTCTCAAGTTCAGCTAATCTATCTCGATGGGGGTATGTAGGGCACAATGTACGGGGATATTATTATGTAGGATTAAGAAGACGCGGCGTAGAAGGGTAGGCGGGTATATCATTCCTCCGAAGAAAAATCGCCGAAAGTCTTTGCTTATTTAGTGCGCTTGTAGATCTTCGAAAGGAAGGCCTCGAAAACCTCCTTCTTCAGACCCTCCGACTcgttgatgctgttgatCTTGGTGCGGATTTCACCCACAACACTCTCCTCGTATTCCTTGTagatcttctccaggtcGAGCTCCTTGTACAGGGCCTTGACCTTGGCCTCCAGCTCGGCGTCCTTACGACCGTAAGCCGTATCGAGAACCTTGCGCTGCTCAGCGTTGCAACGCTGCAGAGCCTGGTTGACTAACCACGAGCACTTGTTATCCTGGATATCGGTACCGATCTTGCCGATGAAGGCAGGATCACCGTAGGCATCGAGGTAGTCATCCTGGACCTGGAAGTACTGACCCagggggatgaggatgtcgtGGGCCTGACGCAGGTTCTCGGGGGTAGCGAGCTGGAGGTAGTGCAGGGCCAGAGCAACGGGGAGGTAGAAGCTGTAGTAGGCGGTCTTGTAGGTGACGATGAACATGTACTTCTCCATGGAGAAGTTGTCGAGGTTGACGTTGTCCTCGGGGGCGGTGATCAAGTCACACAGCTGGCCCAGCTCGGTCTGGTAGGTGGTCTCGTGGAAGAGCTCGACGAGGTCGATGTAGGCGGGGTGGGAGCGGAAGTACTTCTTCAGAGTAATGTAGATGCCGGACTCGAGCAGGAAGGCGTCGTTGATGGCGATCAGACCGACTCCCTCGTGCTTGTACCAGCAGGGCTGGCCACGACGGGTGATGGAGCCGTCCATGATGTCGTCGCTGACCAGGAAGAAGGCCTGGAGCAGCTCGGTGAGCCAGCCCAGCAGACTGAGGTGCTTGAATTGCTCATCGGTCAGGGGCTTCTTCAGGAGAGCGAGACCGGTGTCGGGGACGGAGAGACCACGGTTGAGCTTTCCACCGGGGACGTTGACGTTGAGGGCCTAGTGtagagaaataagaaattagaGATAGACTTTGAGGGCGAAGACTAAGGGAGGTCGGCACGTACCTTCTCGAACCACTCGAGAGCGTTCTGGGGCAGCTTGTACTGCTTCGCATAGTTCAGAAGGTCTTCCCGCAAAGAGGGGAAGACGGCCTCGAAGTCGGCGCGGGCAGTGGTGGACATG
It contains:
- a CDS encoding uncharacterized protein (COG:S;~EggNog:ENOG410PJ5Y;~InterPro:IPR008928;~SECRETED:SignalP(1-23);~go_process: GO:0005975 - carbohydrate metabolic process [Evidence IEA]), with product MRPSLALTSLSLVPYLFSNVGEARISPKSPHPSPIDRAQVVSRFNPRRNASSTSTPMQVGNGDFAFGTDITGLQTFLPYGILSSWGWHNSSLPANSTPSDFTGLDWWTHDRLVNYDMPNPAEPEISQWLIANPHRINLGRIGLAFGGDYSNYTEEDLQNKSQKLDVYQGILQSNFTIDGHLTTITTIVDPSSDTIAVRLQSELLLLGLLGVFFDYPYATDENKFEAPFVGDWNAVSNHTTVLHYTGNGNQARVQHTLDNTTYYTTLQWSGSNVSVARIPNSHRYVVQPNGNHTRAFEFTTTFSPNDDFPSSSLSFNAIIARCQQWWTTYWKTGAFVDLTETANATADEIQRRVILSQYLLAVNEAGHDPPQESGLVNNGWYGKFHMEMYLWHSAHWTPWGKLPLLERSIGVYNRFLPSSMQRAADQGYSGLRWGKMSDPSGRSAPGEINALLIWQQPHVFYFAETEFQFARNAGGNTEDVLAKWDHILTESADFMASYAFWNASTSVYDLGPPMYPVSENTPPNSTRNPTFELAYWHFGLDVAISWKARRGQQAPQEWKHVKDNLAPLPTAYTVDETTGDHVLTYALYEGIPHMWTDPDTVTDHPALTGIYGLLPPTTAINQTLVSATAAQVASDWNFTTCWGWDFPMLAMNAARLGDVEGAVQYLVHSNFQFDDVGMPVGTKAPTPYFPGSSALLLAVAMMAGGWDAATNSSQQDFAPGFPAQWNVRAEGFGQML
- the erg20 gene encoding bifunctional (2E,6E)-farnesyl diphosphate synthase/dimethylallyltranstransferase (BUSCO:EOG092633US;~COG:H;~EggNog:ENOG410PFX3;~InterPro:IPR033749,IPR039702,IPR008949,IPR000092;~PFAM:PF00348;~go_function: GO:0016765 - transferase activity, transferring alkyl or aryl (other than methyl) groups [Evidence IEA];~go_process: GO:0008299 - isoprenoid biosynthetic process [Evidence IEA]), giving the protein MSTTARADFEAVFPSLREDLLNYAKQYKLPQNALEWFEKALNVNVPGGKLNRGLSVPDTGLALLKKPLTDEQFKHLSLLGWLTELLQAFFLVSDDIMDGSITRRGQPCWYKHEGVGLIAINDAFLLESGIYITLKKYFRSHPAYIDLVELFHETTYQTELGQLCDLITAPEDNVNLDNFSMEKYMFIVTYKTAYYSFYLPVALALHYLQLATPENLRQAHDILIPLGQYFQVQDDYLDAYGDPAFIGKIGTDIQDNKCSWLVNQALQRCNAEQRKVLDTAYGRKDAELEAKVKALYKELDLEKIYKEYEESVVGEIRTKINSINESEGLKKEVFEAFLSKIYKRTK